In Gimesia panareensis, the genomic window CCGGGATCAGAAGATTCTGAATCAGTATCCAATTGCCTCGCTGAAGCGGGAAAAGGACGATGTCAAGGAGGTTCGGGAAGGCATGGAATGCGGTATTCTGCTATCCGGTTTCAATGACATTAAAGAGGGAGACCTGCTGGAAGCATTCCGGATTAACGAAGTCAAACGAACTTTGGATTCCAGCTCTTAAGCTGCTGCGAATCAGACAGGGAATGCAGGCGAGAACTGAATGACATCACGTCGACTAGCAAAAATCGCTCAGGCGATACTGGAAACTGTAAGTACAACAATCCTGTTTCAGTTGCGCGATCCACGGATCCGCAACGTGACAGTATTACACGTTGATGTGGCACCCGATGTGCAGTCAGCCAAGGTCTATATTTCGATCATGGGGGATGAGAAGTCAAAAGCACTCTGCATGCATGGTCTGGAATCGGCCCGCGGGTTCATTCAATCCAAAATTGCCGATCGAATTCAGACACGCTACACGCCCGTGATCAAGTTTGTACAGGACACTGCAGTGAAAGATACCATGGATACAATGCGTATCCTGGATGAGTTACAACACGAAAGAGAACAGGAAGAGTCAGCGAAGCATCTTTCTTCTGAAGAAGATGGTCCTACCGAAGAGGCATCCCAAGAAGATTGAGGGACAGCGGAGCTGTGAGTGATCACAGTCGCTGTTTTCAAATTCATTCCTTATTGAACTAACTCAAATATTACGCAGACAGATATGGTTGCTAAAAAAATATCGACGTCGGATAAACAGGCGATTTGCAAAAAGTTGATGACGCTTCTCAAAAAGCGGTATTCGGCCACATTACCCAAATACGACCGTCCTGTGTTAGAGACGATTCTGCATGGTATCTGTCTGGAGAATACAACCAATGAACTGGCCGACCAGGTTTTTGAGGACCTGCTCGACGGGTTCCACGACCTGAATGAAATTCGGGTCAGC contains:
- the rbfA gene encoding 30S ribosome-binding factor RbfA, producing the protein MTSRRLAKIAQAILETVSTTILFQLRDPRIRNVTVLHVDVAPDVQSAKVYISIMGDEKSKALCMHGLESARGFIQSKIADRIQTRYTPVIKFVQDTAVKDTMDTMRILDELQHEREQEESAKHLSSEEDGPTEEASQED